One Calliopsis andreniformis isolate RMS-2024a chromosome 9, iyCalAndr_principal, whole genome shotgun sequence genomic window carries:
- the LOC143183788 gene encoding mannose-P-dolichol utilization defect 1 protein homolog encodes MAKLVKKAALLLFTKECIEEYFDEFNFFHVGCFKATLSKVLGLGIISGSLLVKVPQIVKILKNKSAEGINVFSVLLDLFAITAMASYSFVSGFPFSSWGDGVFLGLQTLAIAVLVIHFSGNTVQATAFFTAYLAVVSTAVSGLTPVHVLWSCQAMNIPIVLASKLMQAYTNYSNGSTGQLSAATGFMLFFGSMARIFTSIQETGDMTMLIMYICSTLANAIIVAQMLYYWNIDTTSKEKAKKVQ; translated from the exons ATGGCTAAGTTAGTCAAAAAGGCAGCTCTTTTGCTGTTTACTAAGGAATGTATAGAAGAGTATTTTGATGAATTCAATTTCTTTCACG TGGGATGCTTCAAAGCGACGCTCAGCAAAGTTCTGGGCCTCGGAATCATTAGTGGATCTCTTCTCG TAAAAGTTCCACAAATTGtaaaaattcttaaaaataaAAGTGCAGAAGGCATCAATGTCTTCAGTGTATTATTAGACTTGTTTGCCATCACTGCAATGGCATCTTATAGTTTTGTTAGTGGTTTTCCCTTCAG TTCCTGGGGAGATGGAGTCTTTCTAGGATTGCAAACTTTAGCAATCGCAGTCTTAGTGATACATTTCAGTGGTAATACTGTTCAAGCCACTGCATTTTTTACTGCTTATCTAGCAGTAGTGTCAACTGCTGTTAGCGGATTGACTCCAGTCCATGTTCTATGGTCTTGTCAAGCAATGAATATACCCATTGTCCTTGCTAGTAAA CTAATGCAAGCATACACAAATTATTCTAATGGAAGTACTGGCCAACTATCTGCAGCAACTGGCTTTATGTTGTTCTTTGGTTCCATGGCAAGAATATTCACTTCTATCCAGGAAACAGGAGATATGACAATGctaataatgtatatatgctccACACTTGCAAATGCTATAATAGTTGCTCAAATGTTATATTATTGGAATATTGATACTACAAGCA
- the LOC143183493 gene encoding tubulin glycylase 3A-like codes for MDLHASKIIPENQTTKNAKQRIETIRKLLTHENETFLGLADTKESEKGSQLILRVSDSKMNSQAIMHLQPVKTANAEILCNRDDLDDLFEDEEKENEHGHGRIVLKDYLKLLTTDQAKISFILKVLTKAVSEHKIFVIYGTFPVLRRPLSKRGWIEKRAIRKMLSMSPEMSEAGLETIEKLLRCPADFIWYTNKRVSVKTDEKTIVNKFSGCYFTSKVDMCNNLENVCWFYEAGVSNIQFPRCYNVYQPAQIKEFVQDFYITACMGILKWFLFLASIAGPNAAWSTYGTIPMTAILFALERCAEYISVRAHEDIDRQNYMEVSSSDWNQFLTWYEKFLHKREMLAKDEGIHIEELLQFTANTLKEMIQCRPESRGDGMRNVWILKPGDKSLGRGIILKNSLNDILGKINQATKECMQYVVQKYIERPLLVHKTKVDVRQWFLITSTQPLVVWMYKDILLRFASKDFTLENFHESIHLCNTTVQLKYRKTVKPNLQIPSELHWNLKKFKDYLKATDRELAWEKTIKPGIKQNLIGALLASQENMVNRKNSFQLYGADFLIMDDLTVWLIEINTNPRLHPPSSTVTERLYPEVIEDTMKVILDRRKNKKAARGKFECIFKQRSPFHGYVFGQAVSLGIRGKAIFSPQNSPRKL; via the exons ATGGATCTTCATGCATCCAAGATAATTCCAGAGAATCAGACAACGAAGAATGCGAAACAGAGGATAGAAACTATACGAAAACTATTAACACACGAAAATG AAACATTTCTTGGGTTGGCAG ATACAAAGGAATCGGAAAAGGGATCCCAACTGATTTTAAGAGTTTCTGACTCGAAAATGAACTCTCAAGCTATCATGCATCTACAGCCTGTAAAAACTGCAAATGCCGAGATACTCTGCAATCGTGATGATTTGGACGATTTATTCGAGGACGAAGAGAAAGAGAACGAGCATGGTCATGGCAGGATTGTTCTGAAAGATTATTTGAAGCTATTAACCACCGATCAGGCAAAGATCAGTTTCATTCTCAAAGTACTGACAAAGGCAGTGAGCGAGCATAAAATATTTGTGATTTACGGAACGTTTCCAGTATTGAGAAGACCTCTAAGCAAAAGGGGGTGGATAGAGAAGAGAGCTATTAGAAAAATGCTCTCAATGTCACCAGAAATGTCCGAAG CTGGTTTAGAGACCATTGAGAAACTGTTGCGTTGCCCTGCGGATTTCATTTGGTATACAAATAAAAGAGTTTCAGTAAAAACAGACGAAAAAACCATAGTAAATAAATTCTCTGGATGCTACTTTACGTCAAAG GTTGATATGTGCAATAATTTGGAGAACGTTTGTTGGTTTTACGAAGCGGGGGTGTCCAATATTCAGTTCCCAAGATGTTACAATGTCTATCAG CCTGCACAGATCAAGGAGTTCGTCCAAGACTTTTACATCACAGCCTGCATGGGAATTCTCAAGTGGTTCTTATTTTTGGCCAGCATAGCTGGACCAAATGCAGCTTGGTCAACGTACGGGACAATTCCAATGACGGCTATTCTATTTGCTCTCGAGCGATGTGCAGAATACATAAG TGTCCGCGCTCACGAAGACATCGACAGGCAAAACTACATGGAAGTTTCTTCCTCTGATTGGAATCAATTTCTAACATGGTACGAAAAATTCTTGCACAAGCGTGAAATGTTGGCAAAAGACGAAGGAATACACATCGAG GAACTTTTACAATTCACGGCGAACACTCTGAAGGAAATGATACAGTGTCGACCTGAAAGTCGTGGTGATGGAATGAGAAATGTCTGGATTTTAAAACCAGGCGATAAAAGTTTAGGAAGGGGCATTATCCTTAAGAACTCATTAAACGACATATTGGGCAAGATAAATCAAGCTACAAAGGAGTGTATGCAATACGTTGTGCAGAAGTATATAG AACGACCCCTGCTCGTTCATAAGACCAAAGTTGATGTCAGACAATGGTTTTTAATTACCAGCACGCAACCTCTTGTCGTCTGGATGTACAA GGACATTCTACTGCGTTTTGCTTCGAAGGATTTTACGCTTGAGAACTTCCACGAGTCGATTCATTTATGCAACACAACCGTACAGTTGAAGTATCGGAAAACGGTAAAACCAAACTTGCAAATACCCAGCGAACTTCACTGGAACCTTAAGAAATTCAAGGATTACTTAAA AGCCACCGATCGAGAATTGGCTTGGGAAAAGACTATCAAACCTGGaataaaacaaaatttaataGGGGCTCTTCTAGCCTCTCAAGAAAATATGGTAAATCGAAAGAATAGCTTCCAATTATACGGTGCTGATTTTTTAATTATGGATGACCTGACAGTCTGGTTAATTGAGATCAATACTAATCCTCGACTGCATCCCCCAAGTAGTACTGTGACGGAAAGGCTTTACCCAGAAGTTATAGAAGATACGATGAAAG TAATTTTAGACCGACGCAAAAACAAGAAAGCTGCTCGCGGTAAGTTCGAATGCATTTTCAAACAACGCAGTCCGTTTCATGGTTATGTATTTGGACAAGCAGTGAGCCTTGGAATTCGCGGTAAAGCTATATTTTCGCCGCAAAATTCACCAAGAAAGTTATAA
- the LOC143183789 gene encoding tubulin glycylase 3A-like, giving the protein MNANDEAPSNLEPISSEKADKIEEEIVEEESIEAGVKPTGDADGAYSRTVSEKPAPGIELPPTLHERFLRIKQMVKDAIASHHTFMIYGRARVIRESLLKRGWCEKFFKKNPNVDQHFNVDASPVMLLAGIGDLKDQQSERQLISRMLNNHTVDFLWNTGSEWPGWPAQDNKTTIFNRFCRAGFTSKVGLCSNVRQMHWYYEAGVANTLFPRCYNLCQGDQMHAFIEDFRFTACLSLLKWLVNKINTEGENAVRSPTGTIPLKALEFAIKRCSDFISAQTHEDIDQETERVWAHQWDQFISWYYQVVHGQALFIRNNVPFQKYFLASKHILKKIKKYCPQLDMDGVMNVWIMKPGNKSRGRGIVLLNKLQDVIAKMNPSSKSDTRYVVQKYIERPLLIHSTKFDIRQWFIITCAQPLTLWIYKESYLRFCTQKFSLSDFHESIHLCNHSIQCKYTNCGDRDPALPSDNMWDATTFKEFLKTQGHDKAWDELIYPGMKQGLVGSLLASQEAMDRRKNSFELYGADFMVMEDFSVWLIEINSHPDMSYSSKVTTRLCRQVLEDTIKVVIDFREDKNADTGQFELAYKQKMPTCQPYLGAALSLQGTRITTLDKNILSNEQDSKINCVVKSPMTNLTKKKSTVHNQIGPVIVDLIEELEIQLDEEFYAYYKVESPKLRQALPATAPLKPLKTAVLIDKQESTVKSAPAHGPTVNVKSKSPAAVHNNQEKTWTNQRIATRSAKKSRTSTGSTSNKTEASNRQSLISKIIAFQKQSSKLAPKSEKAAKQNEDKIIRTAVRNAIKKYKKNAVPSAVPTEVPAPPPVLTTINKTSHLTAAKNKQRNPPKRQNRQKKNKVLTDITDMYAVGLRLTK; this is encoded by the exons ATGAATGCGAACGATGAGGCGCCGTCGAATTTGGAGCCGATCAGTTCGGAAAAAGCGGACAAGATTGAAGAAGAGATCGTCGAGGAAGAGTCCATCGAAGCTGGCGTGAAACCAACCGGCGATGCTGACGGAGCTTATTCGAGAACAGTTTCAG AAAAACCTGCACCAGGTATAGAACTGCCACCAACGCTTCATGAACGGTTCTTGCGAATCAAACAAATGgttaaagatgcaatagcttcTCATCACACGTTCATGATTTATGGGAGGGCTCGAGTGATTCGCGAAAGTTTGCTGAAAAGGGGTTGGTGCGAGAAATTCTTCAAGAAAAATCCAAATG TTGATCAACATTTCAATGTGGATGCGAGCCCTGTGATGCTACTAGCTGGTATCGGTGATTTGAAAGACCAACAAAGTGAACGGCAATTGATATCTCGAATGCTCAACAACCACACGGTCGATTTCTTATGGAACACAGGATCAGAGTGGCCTGGTTGGCCAGCACAGGACAACAAAACTACAATTTTCAATAGATTCTGTAGAGCGGGGTTCACCTCCAAG GTGGGCTTATGCTCGAATGTCAGACAAATGCATTGGTATTACGAGGCTGGAGTGGCGAACACTCTTTTCCCGCGTTGCTATAATTTATGCCAAGGCGACCAGATGCATGCTTTCATCGAGGACTTTCG GTTCACTGCTTGCTTGAGTCTTCTGAAGTGGTTGGTCAATAAAATCAACACGGAAGGTGAAAATGCGGTCAGATCACCGACTGGCACGATACCCTTGAAAGCCCTAGAGTTTGCAATTAAACGATGCAGTGATTTTATAAGCGCACAAACTCACGAAGACATTGATCAGGAGACAGAAAGAGTATGGGCTCATCAGTGGGATCAGTTCATCAGCTGGTATTACCAAGTAGTTCACGGTCAAGCACTTTTCATTCGGAATAATGTACCCTTTCAA AAATACTTCTTGGCGTCGAAACATATtctgaaaaaaattaaaaagtacTGTCCACAACTCGATATGGATGGTGTTATGAACGTATGGATTATGAAACCTGGAAACAAAAGTCGAGGACGAGGGATTGTTTTGTTGAACAAGTTGCAAGACGTCATAGCAAAGATGAACCCTTCGAGCAAATCAGACACCCGTTACGTAGTACAGAAATATATTG AGCGACCTCTGTTAATTCACAGCACAAAATTTGACATCAGGCAATGGTTCATCATTACCTGTGCTCAGCCTCTAACTCTTTGGATATACAA GGAGAGTTATCTGAGATTCTGCACACAGAAATTCTCTCTTTCGGACTTCCATGAATCGATTCACTTGTGCAATCACTCGATCCAATGCAAATACACGAACTGTGGCGACAGAGATCCTGCGTTGCCATCAGACAACATGTGGGACGCCACGACCTTCAAGGAATTCCTCAA GACTCAGGGACATGATAAGGCATGGGACGAGTTAATTTATCCAGGAATGAAGCAGGGTTTAGTTGGTTCTCTTCTGGCCAGTCAAGAAGCTATGGATCGTCGAAAAAACAGCTTTGAACTTTATGGTGCCGACTTTATGGTCATGGAAGACTTCTCCGTCTGGCTGATCGAGATTAACAGCCATCCTGATATGAGTTACTCCAGCAAAGTTACCACGCGTCTCTGTCGACAGGTTCTGGAGGACACAATAAAAG TGGTCATAGATTTTCGAGAAGACAAAAACGCAGACACAGGACAATTCGAGCTGGCTTACAAACAGAAAATGCCCACCTGTCAGCCGTATTTAGGAGCAGCCTTGTCTCTTCAAGGCACTCGCATTACGACGCTTGATAAGAACATCCTTTCAAATGAGCAAGATTCGAAAATAAATTGTGTAGTGAAGTCTCCAATG ACGAACCTTACGAAAAAGAAATCGACGGTACACAATCAGATTGGTCCAGTTATCGTCGACCTGATCGAAGAATTAGAAATACAACTCGATGAGGAATTCTACGCTTATTATAAAGTAGAATCGCCTAAGCTGAGGCAGGCACTACCAGCAACTGCACCGTTAAAACCCTTGAAAACTGCAGTATTAATCGATAAACAAGAGTCAACCGTGAAGAGTGCACCTGCACATGGCCCAACTGTTAATGTGAAATCAAAATCACCAGCTGCAGTTCAT aataatcaggaaaagacTTGGACTAATCAGAGAATTGCAACGAGGTCAGCTAAAAAATCGCGCACTTCCACTGGATCGACGAGTAACAAGACAGAAGCATCTAATAGGCAATCTTTAATTTCTAAGATTATAGCTTTCCAGAAACAGTCGTCGAAATTAGCACCAAAATCTGAAAAAGCTGCGAAGCAAAATGAAGATAAG ATAATCAGGACAGCGGTAAgaaatgcaattaaaaagtACAAAAAGAATGCTGTTCCATCCGCAGTTCCAACGGAAGTTCCTGCCCCACCGCCTGTTTTAACGACGATAAATAAAACGAGTCATCTGACTGCAGCAAAAAATAAGCAACGTAACCCACCGAAAAGGCAAAATCGTCAGAAGAAGAATAAGGTTCTAACGGACATCACGGACATGTATGCTGTTGGCTTGAGATTGACCAAATGA
- the Arglu1 gene encoding arginine and glutamate rich 1 isoform X1 yields the protein MGRSRSRTKSPSRRRHKSKHSRKRSKSREKHSNNKYSEKPKERSSKSRKRSHSASSTSGSDASDDVHIVSHKKRSYRDRDRKMDEVERLAEMERQRKKKELSNKIFTTSAVGRQREVEQKMVEEEAAKRIEELVQKRVEEELEKRKEEIEAEVQRRVEEAKRAMERQMMEEMEWRQAKLREEEKRREEEERKKREELERIMEENNRKIEEAQKKLAEERLAMVEQQRLMEEERQRMRKEHEKRVKEEQKKILGKNNSRPKLSFTLKPVT from the exons ATGGGCCGTTCCAGATCGAGGACAAAATCTCCGAGTAGGAGGCGTCACAAGAGTAAGCATTCGCGGAAACGATCGAAGTCGCGAGAGAAGCACTCTAACAACAAATACTCCGAGAAGCCAAAGGAGCGCAGTTCAAAATCAAG GAAACGATCTCATTCAGCATCGTCTACCTCGGGCTCTGATGCCTCTGACGATGTACACATTGTCAGTCACAAAAAGCGATCGTACAGAGACAGGGATCGTAAAATGGACGAGGTGGAGCGATTAGCAGAAATGGAACGTCAAAG GAAAAAGAAAGAATTATCGAACAAAATCTTCACCACGAGCGCAGTTGG AAGACAACGCGAAGTGGAGCAGAAAATGGTGGAGGAAGAAGCTGCCAaacgtattgaggaattagtacagAAGAGGGTAGAAGAAGAGTTAGAAAAACGTAAAGAGGAAATAGAAGCCGAAGTACAAAGGAGAGTAGAAGAAGCTAAAAGGGCTATGGAGCGTCAAATGATGGAGGAAATGGAATGGAGACAAGCAAAACTTCGTGAGGAGGAGAAACGAAGAGAG GAGGAAGAGCGGAAGAAGCGTGAGGAACTAGAGAGGATCATGGAGGAGAACAACAGAAAAATAGAAGAAGCTCAGAAGAAACTG GCTGAGGAAAGATTGGCCATGGTCGAACAGCAGCGTTTGATGGAAGAAGAAAGGCAAAGAATGAGGAAGGAGCACGAAAAGCGTGTGAAAGAGGAGCAAAAGAAAATCCTCGGGAAGAATAACTCGAGGCCTAAATTGTCCTTTACGCTAAAACCAGTTACGTGA
- the Arglu1 gene encoding arginine and glutamate rich 1 isoform X2, protein MGRSRSRTKSPSRRRHKSKHSRKRSKSREKHSNNKYSEKPKERSSKSRKRSHSASSTSGSDASDDVHIVSHKKRSYRDRDRKMDEVERLAEMERQRRQREVEQKMVEEEAAKRIEELVQKRVEEELEKRKEEIEAEVQRRVEEAKRAMERQMMEEMEWRQAKLREEEKRREEEERKKREELERIMEENNRKIEEAQKKLAEERLAMVEQQRLMEEERQRMRKEHEKRVKEEQKKILGKNNSRPKLSFTLKPVT, encoded by the exons ATGGGCCGTTCCAGATCGAGGACAAAATCTCCGAGTAGGAGGCGTCACAAGAGTAAGCATTCGCGGAAACGATCGAAGTCGCGAGAGAAGCACTCTAACAACAAATACTCCGAGAAGCCAAAGGAGCGCAGTTCAAAATCAAG GAAACGATCTCATTCAGCATCGTCTACCTCGGGCTCTGATGCCTCTGACGATGTACACATTGTCAGTCACAAAAAGCGATCGTACAGAGACAGGGATCGTAAAATGGACGAGGTGGAGCGATTAGCAGAAATGGAACGTCAAAG AAGACAACGCGAAGTGGAGCAGAAAATGGTGGAGGAAGAAGCTGCCAaacgtattgaggaattagtacagAAGAGGGTAGAAGAAGAGTTAGAAAAACGTAAAGAGGAAATAGAAGCCGAAGTACAAAGGAGAGTAGAAGAAGCTAAAAGGGCTATGGAGCGTCAAATGATGGAGGAAATGGAATGGAGACAAGCAAAACTTCGTGAGGAGGAGAAACGAAGAGAG GAGGAAGAGCGGAAGAAGCGTGAGGAACTAGAGAGGATCATGGAGGAGAACAACAGAAAAATAGAAGAAGCTCAGAAGAAACTG GCTGAGGAAAGATTGGCCATGGTCGAACAGCAGCGTTTGATGGAAGAAGAAAGGCAAAGAATGAGGAAGGAGCACGAAAAGCGTGTGAAAGAGGAGCAAAAGAAAATCCTCGGGAAGAATAACTCGAGGCCTAAATTGTCCTTTACGCTAAAACCAGTTACGTGA